From bacterium, a single genomic window includes:
- a CDS encoding single-stranded DNA-binding protein, translating to MAGTVNKVILIGRLGRDPELKYTANGAAVCTFTLATDESYVDRDENRQERTEWHNIVVYAKKAEIAHQYLKKGSQVFIEGRIHTREYVDRENVKQRRTEIICNDFTMLGGRPRDDGESASESNYGNVYGSKPQQGPSGPRPAGRDTGRTSPPSAPPPGVATGGNIDDDLPF from the coding sequence GTGGCGGGAACTGTTAACAAAGTCATATTGATCGGGCGGCTCGGACGCGACCCGGAGTTAAAGTACACCGCGAATGGTGCGGCAGTTTGCACCTTTACGCTGGCAACCGATGAAAGTTATGTTGATCGAGACGAAAACCGGCAGGAACGCACCGAGTGGCACAACATCGTTGTGTATGCAAAAAAAGCGGAAATCGCTCACCAGTACCTCAAGAAGGGGAGTCAGGTTTTCATCGAAGGGCGAATACACACCCGTGAGTACGTCGATCGAGAAAATGTAAAGCAACGCCGCACGGAAATTATCTGTAATGATTTCACTATGCTTGGCGGTCGTCCACGAGACGATGGCGAGTCTGCCAGTGAGAGCAATTATGGAAATGTGTATGGTTCCAAACCCCAACAAGGCCCCTCGGGACCTCGTCCCGCGGGGAGAGATACCGGTCGAACCTCCCCTCCGAGTGCTCCACCTCCGGGAGTAGCTACGGGAGGAAATATCGATGATGACTTACCCTTTTAA
- a CDS encoding VanZ family protein, whose translation MSTRYRSLDREKSEIEPERLFHRGWLLFTIVWALLLTAASQIPGRSFPKLSLLSHDKLIHLSIYIPLGFGAMGAIFYGWRLRLTICLLFVGVFGFADEVHQHFVPGRYSSVFDWYADITGGAIGAGLYYLWDRWHSGPTKVSRKFLQQ comes from the coding sequence GTGAGTACGAGATATCGTTCACTGGATCGCGAAAAATCCGAAATCGAACCCGAACGCCTGTTTCATCGGGGTTGGCTTTTGTTTACGATAGTATGGGCTTTGCTGTTAACCGCGGCGTCGCAGATACCGGGACGCTCATTTCCCAAATTAAGCTTGCTCTCGCATGATAAATTGATACACCTTTCGATTTACATACCGCTCGGATTTGGTGCAATGGGAGCGATCTTTTACGGGTGGCGGTTGCGGCTAACGATTTGTTTACTCTTCGTTGGCGTGTTTGGTTTTGCCGATGAAGTGCATCAACACTTTGTGCCGGGTCGATACTCCAGTGTATTTGACTGGTATGCGGATATCACCGGTGGTGCGATCGGAGCGGGATTATATTATTTGTGGGATCGCTGGCATAGTGGTCCAACGAAAGTCAGTCGAAAATTTCTCCAACAATAA
- a CDS encoding NAD(P)H-hydrate dehydratase: MIPILSNDAMRNADRRGIEGLGIPSLALMESAGRAIADEAGRIIAGTATATLAGKRLLVVCGTGNNGGDGFVAARHLLNRGAEVWMRLIGPREKIDGDALAMLHPLERLREMKGMKFQGHIDELQPMELDTLSYIRFDLVIDAIFGTGLSGVLREPALLAVDLMKRLRKEGIPILAVDIPSGVSGDTGEVLGDCAGATVTVTFAAPKLGHLLEPGKTLRGELLTHDIGLPTEILHELATAHAPELSDVQLALPTIAPDAHKGTRGKLFVLGGSMGLTGAISLTANAAVRTGAGLVVVGTPETAEAVVASKLLEAMTVALPDRNGRLSEEAVAALPHWSDWSHAWVIGPGMGRDVGVTTLVRLVYENVEQPMVVDADALFALAETANETGVMPRPGGVRILTPHTNEFANLTGMRINEFVANRVEAARHFAQTNRVVLVLKGAPTIIASPDGRIAINSTGNAALATGGSGDVLAGMIGALLARMTLQKEYDPFTAAFAAVWMHGRVADHWVDAGGSVSAFYAQAILDGLPQVLAEVT; encoded by the coding sequence ATGATACCGATACTATCCAATGATGCAATGCGCAATGCCGACCGCCGTGGAATCGAGGGGTTAGGCATTCCATCGCTCGCGCTAATGGAGTCGGCAGGGCGGGCAATCGCCGATGAAGCCGGTCGGATTATCGCCGGTACGGCAACCGCGACGCTTGCTGGTAAACGTTTACTCGTCGTATGTGGTACTGGAAACAACGGCGGCGATGGTTTTGTTGCCGCCCGGCATTTGCTTAATCGCGGTGCCGAAGTGTGGATGCGGCTCATCGGACCCCGGGAAAAAATCGACGGGGATGCGTTGGCGATGCTACACCCGCTCGAGCGATTACGGGAAATGAAAGGAATGAAGTTCCAAGGGCATATCGACGAGTTACAGCCAATGGAACTCGATACCTTATCCTACATCCGGTTCGACTTGGTAATTGATGCAATATTCGGAACCGGATTGTCGGGCGTATTACGCGAACCGGCACTGCTCGCTGTCGATCTTATGAAGCGACTACGCAAAGAAGGAATACCAATCCTTGCGGTGGATATCCCGAGTGGTGTTTCCGGTGATACCGGAGAAGTGTTGGGCGATTGTGCCGGCGCAACTGTCACCGTAACCTTTGCCGCTCCGAAACTGGGGCATCTGCTCGAACCGGGGAAAACCCTTCGCGGCGAACTTCTTACCCACGACATTGGATTACCAACCGAGATTTTGCACGAATTAGCAACAGCCCACGCGCCGGAGCTGAGTGATGTACAATTGGCATTGCCGACGATTGCACCCGATGCTCACAAAGGAACTCGCGGAAAATTATTTGTGTTAGGCGGTTCGATGGGATTGACCGGCGCAATTTCGTTAACGGCGAATGCCGCCGTTCGCACCGGCGCTGGATTGGTCGTGGTGGGTACGCCGGAAACAGCCGAGGCAGTGGTTGCGTCTAAATTACTGGAAGCAATGACCGTCGCATTACCGGATCGCAACGGGCGATTGAGTGAAGAAGCGGTTGCGGCATTACCGCATTGGAGCGATTGGTCGCATGCGTGGGTCATTGGTCCCGGCATGGGACGTGACGTAGGTGTGACGACGCTGGTACGGTTGGTGTATGAAAATGTCGAACAACCAATGGTGGTTGATGCTGACGCGTTGTTTGCATTGGCGGAGACGGCCAATGAAACGGGAGTAATGCCGCGTCCCGGCGGGGTACGAATTCTCACACCACACACCAACGAATTCGCTAATCTTACCGGAATGCGGATAAATGAGTTTGTTGCAAACCGGGTGGAAGCGGCACGCCACTTCGCGCAAACCAATCGAGTCGTATTAGTATTAAAAGGAGCGCCGACAATCATTGCATCGCCTGATGGCAGAATCGCGATTAATTCGACCGGAAACGCCGCGCTGGCAACCGGTGGCAGTGGCGATGTACTGGCGGGCATGATTGGCGCATTGCTTGCCCGCATGACGTTACAAAAAGAATATGATCCCTTCACCGCTGCCTTTGCTGCAGTATGGATGCATGGGAGAGTCGCCGATCATTGGGTGGATGCCGGTGGTTCCGTTTCCGCATTTTATGCGCAAGCAATTCTCGACGGATTGCCGCAAGTTCTCGCCGAGGTGACGTGA